The sequence GGTACTTCATAAATGAAAAATCTGACGGCTTCAGTAAGATGAGAGTCTCTGTTCATTAAAAGGACATTATATGTAATGAAACCGGTAAAGGATTCAAGGCTAAAGTATGCAAGAGCCCATAAGGGAAGAAGCACTATAAGCAGTATGGTGTTCTTTCTTCCTTCCTGTGCCGCTATTAATTGTTCCGCATTTTCCGCATTTTCCACGTTTTTAACCTCTTTGGTCTATAAAGTAATGTCTGCCAGGTACAGTCACCTAAGGCCGGGGGATTAACCTCTCACCCGGCCTTAAGCCCTTTTAATTTATCTTTTTGTAACCAACAACCGTTATGCTAAATATGCCCTTTTCTCCCGAACTGAACGACTTTGCTTCCTCTTCCGGCATATACTTCATAAGAGTTTCCAAAGGAAGATCAATAATTTTGGATTTTTTGATCTCAACATCAGTAAACCCGGCTTGGGATATTTTGCTTAAGTAATCCTCCTGCCTTAGGGCTCCCGCCACGCAGCCGGCGTACATTGCAGCCGACTGCCTTAAGGCTTCGGGGAGCTCCCCTTTTAATACGATGTCAGAGACGCAGAAGTGGCCGCCGGGTTTAATTATCCTGTACATCTCGCTGAATGCTTTCTTCTTATCCGGAACAAGGTTAAGCACGCAGTTGCTTACAACTACGTCTGCAGTGTTGTCTTCGAGCGGCATATCTTCAATTTCACCCAGGTAAAACTCAACATTCTTAACGCCCAGCTTTTCTTTGTTTTTATTTGCCTTGGCGATCATTTCAGACGTCATATCGAGGCCAATAACCCTTCCTTTCTCACCTGCAATTGATCTGGCAATAAAGACGTCGTTGCCGGCGCCTGAACCCAGGTCCACTACCGTATCCCCTTCTTTTATTGCGGCAAACTGTGTGGGCAGGCCGCAGCCCAAATTTAAGTCGGCCTCAGGAACATAACCCTGAAGGTGTATATAGTCATCGCTCATTATAGTATAATTAACATCATCTGACGAACCTGAGCAGCATGAGATCTGTACCGGCTCAGATGCTGAAGAGCAGCAGCAGGACTTTGCCGGTTTATCGGACTGGACGGCTATCTGACCGTACTTCTCTTTTACCATTTCTTTTAACTCTTTTTCGTTATCCATAGAGCAAAACCTCCTTTATATTTATTATTGAGCAACTGTACTAAGTTCATTCTGCTTTTCAGATGCAAAGTATTTCCTCCTGATCCAAAATGCCACGTTTACCAGGCTTATGAGCACCGGCACTTCCACCAGGGGGCCAATAACGGCAGCAAATG is a genomic window of Ignavibacteria bacterium containing:
- a CDS encoding arsenite methyltransferase → MDNEKELKEMVKEKYGQIAVQSDKPAKSCCCSSASEPVQISCCSGSSDDVNYTIMSDDYIHLQGYVPEADLNLGCGLPTQFAAIKEGDTVVDLGSGAGNDVFIARSIAGEKGRVIGLDMTSEMIAKANKNKEKLGVKNVEFYLGEIEDMPLEDNTADVVVSNCVLNLVPDKKKAFSEMYRIIKPGGHFCVSDIVLKGELPEALRQSAAMYAGCVAGALRQEDYLSKISQAGFTDVEIKKSKIIDLPLETLMKYMPEEEAKSFSSGEKGIFSITVVGYKKIN